Part of the Geovibrio ferrireducens genome, TTATGGGGCTGACTGCTAAACTACAGATCCGCTATTTTTAACACTATCTTGCCGAAATGTTTGTCCTCTTCCATAGTTCTGTGGGCTTCGGCGACTTCTTCTATGGGGAAAACCTTGTAGATTATGGGCACAATGCTTCCGTCAGCGAATTTGGGAAGAGCTCTTCCGGTGAACTCTCTGACTATCTCCCCTTTTTCGGAAACTGGTCTGGAACGGAGGACAGAGCCGATAATCTGCTGGCGCTTAACCATCATCAGGGCAAGGTTAAGTTCAGCCTTGATTCCGCTTGTGACGCCGATTATCACAAGTCTGCCTGCGTAAGCCAGTGAGTTCATGTTGGGAGAAAGATATTTTGCGCCGACATGGTCAAGAATAAGGTTAACGCCCTTCTTGTTGGTAAATTCCTTCACCATCTCGGAAAAGTCTGACACTTCACGGAAGTTCACTGTCATTGCCGCGCCGAGTTCCTTAACCTTCGCTTCCTTATCAGGCGCAACTGTCACTATATATTTTGATTTGGGAGTGAGTGCATTTGAAAGCTGTATGGCCGCAGTGTTGACACCGCCGCCGCCGCCGTGGAAGATCGCCGTTTCCCCATCCTGAAACCCGCCGATCATAAATACATTCAGAAATGCGGTAATATATGACTCGCACACGCATGCGGCCTGTTCAAAGCTCATGTTCGCAGGGACAGGCATAAGGTGCTCTGCATAGGCCACAGCATATTCAGCGTAACCGCCGCCGCCCACAAGGGTCATCACCCTGTCGCCCTTCTTCCAGCCTGTAACTTTTGAGCCGAGTTCTTCGATTACACCTGCAACCTCAAGTCCGAGAATTTCAGAATCTCCGGGAGGGGGCGGGTATTTGCCTTCTCTCTGCACAAGGTCAGGTCTGTTTATGGAAGTGGCAGCAACTTTTATCAATACTTCGTTCTCTTTCGGTAACGGCTTTTCCGCCTCTCCCACCTTAAGAACGTCAACTCCTCCGAATCCGCTCATTAATACGGCTTTCATGATAGTCTCCTCCGGCATTTATTTAAATTATCGTTTGATTTTTAGCATATGCAGGAAATTTTATAAACAGAAATCTGTTGAATCAA contains:
- a CDS encoding NAD(P)H-quinone oxidoreductase, with product MKAVLMSGFGGVDVLKVGEAEKPLPKENEVLIKVAATSINRPDLVQREGKYPPPPGDSEILGLEVAGVIEELGSKVTGWKKGDRVMTLVGGGGYAEYAVAYAEHLMPVPANMSFEQAACVCESYITAFLNVFMIGGFQDGETAIFHGGGGGVNTAAIQLSNALTPKSKYIVTVAPDKEAKVKELGAAMTVNFREVSDFSEMVKEFTNKKGVNLILDHVGAKYLSPNMNSLAYAGRLVIIGVTSGIKAELNLALMMVKRQQIIGSVLRSRPVSEKGEIVREFTGRALPKFADGSIVPIIYKVFPIEEVAEAHRTMEEDKHFGKIVLKIADL